One window of Oreochromis niloticus isolate F11D_XX linkage group LG23, O_niloticus_UMD_NMBU, whole genome shotgun sequence genomic DNA carries:
- the LOC100709945 gene encoding C-X-C chemokine receptor type 2: MSIFYAFEDYFFWNNDSYNYNESSGSFSPDPDTLMCEYEPLEPTAVVILYVIFTVISVLAILGNLLVGWVIRTSQEILAPSDVYLFHLTIADGLLALTLQFCVAALTRGWLLGDFLWKLLHIVMDANFYTSIIFLTCISIDRYLVIVHARETLKSHQKNCSRILCTVVWVFGCALAVPALFIHFDSFDIGISTAWRLTIQGFIHVFGFLVPAIVMISCYSITVSRLLLTRGFQKHRAMRVIITIVIVFLLLWTPYQITMVIDILLWADVVQYDCDMRRSLNTALVATHCLALLHSCINPFLYAVAEEKLRKKMKLLL, translated from the coding sequence ATGTCAATTTTCTATGCCTTTGAAGATTATTTCTTTTGGAACAATGATTCCTATAATTACAACGAATCCAGTGGATCATTCTCTCCAGATCCAGATACCTTAATGTGTGAATATGAACCTCTGGAACCTACAGCAGTTGTGATCCTGTATGTCATCTTCACAGTCATCTCTGTATTGGCCATACTCGGAAACCTGCTGGTAGGATGGGTGATCAGAACCAGCCAAGAAATTTTGGCTCCATCAGATGTGTACCTGTTCCACCTGACCATAGCAGATGGACTGCTGGCTTTAACGCTTCAATTCTGTGTTGCAGCACTAACTCGAGGATGGCTCTTAGGAGACTTCCTTTGGAAACTCCTCCACATCGTCATGGACGCAAACTTCTACACCAGCATCATCTTCCTCACCTGTATTAGCATCGATCGTTACCTTGTGATTGTGCACGCCAGGGAGACACTCAAGAGTCACCAAAAGAATTGCAGCAGGATCCTTTGCACAGTGGTGTGGGTTTTCGGTTGTGCCCTTGCTGTGCCTGCTCTTTTCATTCACTTTGATAGCTTTGACATCGGCATCTCTACAGCATGGAGGCTCACGATTCAGGGGTTCATTCATGTTTTTGGCTTTTTGGTCCCTGCGATTGTCATGATCTCCTGCTACAGCATCACTGTTTCACGGCTGCTGCTCACTCGTGGTTTCCAGAAGCACCGAGCCATGCGGGTGATCATAACCATCGTGATTGTGTTTCTGCTCCTCTGGACACCATACCAGATAACCATGGTGATAGACATACTGCTGTGGGCTGATGTGGTGCAGTATGACTGTGATATGAGGAGGTCGTTAAATACAGCCTTGGTTGCAACCCACTGCCTGGctctgctgcacagctgcatcaaCCCTttcctctatgccgttgcagAAGAGAAACTCAGGAAGAAGATGAAACTGCTTCTTTAG